From Apteryx mantelli isolate bAptMan1 chromosome 30, bAptMan1.hap1, whole genome shotgun sequence, the proteins below share one genomic window:
- the PEAK3 gene encoding protein PEAK3: MPDPEGGRSPGSPSSALIYSNVGEVRAHLVPTKASRREGAGRPPSQTSKDPLPPPLPKKQLQRAESLPEQGLARHCWDDNPPCAGSVLYSILPPHPRREEGAAISSPPRDRPCWGPKRPLTKSQSLGAPVAWSSLQKGSLAPSPSPAELTFTTPDGELGRLFQALESRAEVCEVVVGCQWASLARLSAHIQEGLLGKEDWQQLLGAELAGKKWADLKILEKDPCCESGDAWYFRVSFAFEQAQLVFAAKVLKSRSCSLSVQTSIGVHCSIQRVISHFTDSLPQELALPRNPRKHNQSQSREEDTALLGSPPVLQVLISPEVPYQTLADFVKESHDVHRTSPGHYERLACLLLLQVCTGLEHLKRQNVGQGDICPENLLLVQCPCPPLRKQDKETPLGLSLPRLLISNFFKAKEKRRPCSTTQEQDWTKGFSAPLSPVADELNIGMLIYTLLHVDISLENALGLRSNRLPEIPSLSIYSIGLKRLATLLLHRDPCKRVSVEQAKSILQVLLWGPRQELFARSKKTLVLLRSWMDVKRALLLLKFAEKMAGAGGNPSLEEWLCCQYFKEVTEHTIYQVTQALYTP; this comes from the exons ATGCCAGACCCCGAGGGGGGCCGTTCGCCCGGGTCGCCCAGCtcagccctcatctacagcaaCGTGG GAGAGGTGCGGGCCCACCTCGTCCCCACCAAGGCCAGTCGAAGGGAAGGAGCCGGGAGACCCCCCTCTCAGACCAGCAAGGACCCCCTGCCTCCCCCGTTGCCGAAAAAGCAGCTTCAACGAGCGGAGTCCCTCCCGGAGCAGGGCCTGGCCCGTCACTGTTGGGATGATAACCCGCCATGCGCCGGCAGCGTCCTCTACAGCATCCTGCCACCCCATCCGAGGCGCGAGGAGGGGGCTGCCATCTCCAGCCCACCACGGGATAGACCCTGCTGGGGACCCAAGAGGCCCCTGACCAAGTCCCAAAGCCTGGGGGCGCCCGTGGCCTGGAGCAGCCTGCAGAAAGGCAGCCTGGCCCCATCTCCCAGCCCGGCAGAGCTGACGTTCACAACCCCCGACGGGGAGCTCGGACGCCTCTTCCAGGCCCTGGAGAGCAGAGCCGAGGTGTGCGAGGTGGTGGTGGGGTGCCAGTGGGCATCTCTGGCCCGGCTCTCGGCCCACATCCAGGAGggtctcctggggaaggaggactggcagcagctgctgggagcagagctggcgGGGAAGAAATGGGCAGATCTCAAGATCCTGGAGAAGGACCCGTGTTGTGAATCAGGGGATGCCTGGTACTTTCGAGTCAGCTTTGCCTTTGAGCAAGCCCAGCTGGTATTTGCAGCCAAG GTCCTCAAGTCCCGCTCCTGCAGCCTGTCCGTGCAGACCTCCATTGGGGTGCACTGCAGCATCCAACGAGTGATCAGCCACTTCACTGACTCCCTCCCTCAGGAGCTTGCACTCCCAAGAAACCCCAGGAAGCATAATCAGTCCCAATCCAGAGAAGAGGACACAGCCCTCCTTGGTTCCCCTCCTGTCCTGCAGGTTCTCATTTCTCCTGAGGTTCCCTACCAGACCTTGGCAGACTTTGTGAAGGAATCTCACGATGtgcacaggaccagccctggtcACTACGAACGCCTGGCTTGCCTCCTCCTTCTGCAGGTGTGCACAGGGCTGGAGCACCTCAAGAGGCAGAACGTTGGTCAGGGAGACATCTGCCCAGAGAACTTGCTGTTAGTGCAGTGCCCATGTCCTCCCCTGAGGAAGCAAGACAAAGAGACACCCCTGGGGCTCTCCCTTCCAAGGCTACTTATCAGCAACTTCTTTAAGgctaaagaaaagagaagaccttGTTCTACAACCCAAGAGCAAGACTGGACCAAAGGGTTTTCTGCACCTCTCTCTCCAGTGGCAGATGAGCTGAATATAGGCATGCTGATCTATACGCTCTTGCATGTGGACATCTCCTTGGAAAATGCCTTGGGCCTCAGAAGTAATAGGCTTCCTGAAATCCCATCCCTGTCTATCTATTCCATAGGACTTAAGCGTTTGGCAACGTTGCTTCTTCACAGAGATCCCTGCAAGAGGGTCTCTGTCGAACAGGCAAAGAGCATCCTGCAGGTCCTGCTCTGGGGGCCTCGCCAGGAGCTCTTTGCCAGGAGCAAGAAGACACTTGTCTTGCTCCGGAGCTGGATGGATGTCAAGAGGGCCCTGCTACTGCTAAAGTTTGCAGAGAAgatggctggggctggagggaaCCCTAGCCTCGAGGAGTGGCTGTGCTGCCAGTACTTTAAAGAGGTCACTGAACACACAATCTACCAAGTGACCCAGGCTCTCTACACTCCCTGA
- the LINGO3 gene encoding leucine-rich repeat and immunoglobulin-like domain-containing nogo receptor-interacting protein 3 — translation MLYTMTCWLPVLVLHLILLRTALVAACPARCECAPQIKSVVCHRKRLTSIPEGIPTETKILELNKNRIRCLNPGDLSPYPLLEELDFSENIITNVEPGAFSNLFNLQTLRLRGNQLKLIPPGVFTKLTNLTLLDISENKIVILLDYMFQDLRNLKSLEVGDNDLVYISQRAFSGLLGLEQLTIEKCNLTSLSAESLSYLQNLEVLRLRHLSISTLEDQNFKKLYNLLQLEIDNWPLLEDISPTSFQGLNLTSLSITYTNITAVPTAALRNLVYLRYLNLSYNPISTVLKGSFKDLIRLQELHIVGALLVSVEPQAFSGLRQIRLLNLSSNFLSTLEESTFHSVNTLETLRVDKNPLACDCRLLWILQRRKTLNFDGQQPMCSSPPEIQGNALRDFPDSILFEYFTCQKPKIRDRKLQHITVREGQSVSFLCRADGEPDPSIMWVSPQHRMITTRSMGRAIVLPGGTLEIRFAQVQDSGTYICIASNAGGNDTYFATLTVKGHPADGSLYANRTLYLSEFNDTYHNDTQVFLKFTLDLKTILVSTAMGCITFLGVVLFCFLLLFVWSRGRGQHKNNFSVEYSFRKVDGPTTTTGQGGARKFNMKMI, via the coding sequence ATGCTCTACACAATGACATGTTGGCTCCCAGTCCTGGTCCTCCACCTGATCCTCCTGAGAACTGCCCTGGTCGCAGCCTGCCCAGCCCGCTGTGAGTGCGCTCCTCAGATTAAGTCAGTGGTGTGCCATCGCAAgcggctcacctccatccccgaGGGCATCCCCACCGAGACCAAGATCCTGGAGCTCAACAAGAACCGCATCCGCTGCCTGAACCCAGGCGACCTCTCCCCGtaccccttgctggaggagctcgaTTTCAGCGAGAACATCATCACCAATGTGGAGCCGGGCGCCTTCAGCAACCTGTTCAACCTGCAGACCTTGCGGTTGCGAGGGAACCAGCTCAAGCTGATCCCCCCAGGAGTCTTCACCAAGCTGACCAACCTCACCCTCCTGGACATTAGCGAGAACAAAATTGTCATCCTGCTGGACTACATGTTCCAGGACCTGCGAAACCTGAAGAGCCTGGAGGTAGGTGATAACGACTTGGTGTACATCTCCCAGCGGGCCTTCTCCGGGCTGCTCGGCCTGGAGCAGCTGACCATCGAGAAATGCAACCTGACCTCCCTCTCGGCAGAGTCACTGTCCTACCTCCAGAACCTGGAGGTGCTCCGGCTCCGGCACCTCAGCATCTCCACGCTGGAGGACCAGAACTTCAAGAAGCTCTACAACCTCCTGCAGCTGGAGATTGACAACTGGCCACTGCTGGAAGACATCTCCCCCACCAGCTTCCAGGGTCTGAACCTCACCTCGCTCTCCATCACCTACACCAACATCACAGCCGTGCCCACAGCTGCCTTGAGGAACCTGGTGTACCTCAGATACCTGAACTTGTCCTACAACCCCATTAGCACTGTGCTGAAGGGCTCCTTTAAAGACCTAATCCGGCTCCAGGAACTCCACATTGTGGGTGCTCTCTTGGTCTCTGTGGAGCCACAGGCTTTCTCCGGCCTGAGACAAATCCGGCTCCTCAATCTCTCCAGCAACTTCCTCTCCACACTGGAGGAGAGCACCTTCCACTCTGTCAACACCCTGGAGACGCTGCGTGTGGACAAGAACCCCCTGGCTTGTGACTGCCGCCTCCTCTGGATCCTACAGCGACGGAAGACACTCAACTTCGACGGGCAGCAGCCCATGTGCTCCTCACCACCCGAGATACAGGGCAATGCCCTGCGCGACTTCCCGGACTCCATACTCTTTGAGTACTTCACCTGCCAAAAGCCCAAAATAAGGGACCGGAAGCTGCAACACATCACGGTCCGGGAAGGACAGTCTGTCTCCTTCCTCTGCCGGGCGGATGGGGAGCCAGACCCCTCCATCATGTGGGTCTCCCCCCAGCACCGCATGATCACCACCAGAAGCATGGGGCGGGCAATCGTGCTGCCAGGGGGTACGCTGGAGATCCGATTCGCCCAGGTCCAAGACAGTGGCACGTACATTTGCATTGCCAGCAACGCAGGTGGCAACGACACCTACTTTGCTACCCTGACGGTCAAGGGGCACCCGGCCGATGGCTCCCTGTATGCAAACCGGACTTTGTACCTCAGCGAGTTCAACGACACCTACCACAATGACACACAAGTCTTCTTAAAGTTTACACTGGACCTCAAGACCATCTTGGTCTCCACGGCCATGGGCTGCATCACCTTCCTCGGGGTGGTGCTCTTCTGCTTCCTGCTCCTCTTTGtgtggagccggggccgggggcagcacAAGAACAACTTCTCCGTGGAGTACTCCTTCCGTAAAGTGGATGGCCCCACAACCACCACGGGCCAAGGAGGAGCCAGGAAGTTCAACATGAAGATGATCTGA